From Sardina pilchardus chromosome 9, fSarPil1.1, whole genome shotgun sequence, a single genomic window includes:
- the ddit3 gene encoding DNA damage-inducible transcript 3 protein produces MTAEWLHLPPPYPPGVGPLCGAELEAWYEDLQDILGSDAGGAKLARPPPCSEKEPEFLDVLESCSLTWLTDGQAWGEGVQRVMEEPPPPLPLPTQAPVSCLSPPAQEEERRGTGEAQGQGSGSGSGGDLLPPEFFELLSEGGVGLVETGTVMVSGAGIGAGIGYHHHHHHHHQQLASRRQPPSPAHSEEEPPTVPCSPSYCSSSSSSSSSSSCASQSPARLGHSPPSSPPSPPPPPPPPVSTALLVSPRPGKRKRAASPGSSSSSSSAKKSRREREQENERKVQELTDQNERLKAEIERLGEEVQRTRRALIERLVNTRK; encoded by the exons ATGACTGCGGAGTGGCTGCACCTGCCCCCACCATACCCCCCCGGAGTGGGGCCGTTGTGTGGTGCAGAGTTGGAGGCGTGGTATGAAGACCTGCAGGATATCCTTGGTTCTGACGCAGGTGGGGCCAAACTGGCTCGACCCCCGCCCTGCTCTGAG AAGGAGCCTGAGTTTCTGGACGTGTTGGAGAGCTGCTCGCTGACGTGGCTTACGGACGGGCAGGCGTGGGGCGAGGGTGTGCAGCGGGTGATGGAggagccccctcctcctctgccgcTGCCCACCCAGGCTCCAGTGTCTTGCCTCAGCCCCCCGGCTCAGGAGGAGGAGCGGCGGGGAACGGGAGAGGCGCAGGGCCAGGGTTCCGGCTCCGGCTCGGGCGGCGACCTGCTGCCGCCCGAGTTCTTCGAGCTGCTGAGCGAGGGCGGGGTGGGCCTGGTGGAGACCGGCACGGTGATGGTGAGTGGCGCGGGCATCGGAGCGGGCATCGgctaccatcaccatcaccatcaccaccaccagcagctggCGTCGCGACGCCAACCACCCTCGCCCGCTCACAGCGAGGAGGAGCCGCCCACCGTGCCTTGCTCCCCTTCCtactgctcttcctcctcctcctcctcctcatcgtcgTCATGTGCCTCACAGTCCCCAGCCCGCCTTGGCCACTCGCCCCCTTCCTCGCCGCCTTCCCCGCCTCCTCCCCCGCCTCCGCCCGTGTCCACGGCTCTCCTGGTGTCGCCACGACCCGGGAAGCGCAAGCGGGCTGCGTCGCCGgggtcttcctcctcctcatcgtccGCCAAGAAGAGCCGGCGCGAGCGCGAACAGGAGAACGAGCGCAAGGTGCAGGAGCTGACCGACCAGAACGAGCGGCTCAAGGCTGAGATCGAGAGGCTCGGCGAGGAAGTCCAGCGAACACGCCGCGCCCTGATCGAAAGACTTGTTAACACCAGAAAGTGA
- the mars1 gene encoding methionine--tRNA ligase, cytoplasmic isoform X1: protein MKLFVSEGNPHCLKVLAVLELTGVKCDIQHVNHEEKVVPFLSRPTLPALHIRGGLYLFSTNAICQYFYEVSGTESNKQNNQWLEWEATELQPALYRALHLAVVQGKTDPAKALEASLSFLEQNLSKRTMAFLTAETVGVADIVLWGALYPAFLDNGLKMGELQSTKTWFEQVGVLPACEASARIVFKGKGVEALKGYLQKQPAPHGTQVHRDSHTSSSGTETEDSDRVITEEEMEAAAQIWNQQIDCQIRPERKHPILPEEGKRNVLITSALPYVNNVPHLGNIIGCVLSADVFARYGRQRGWNLLYICGTDEYGTATENKAREEGLTPQEICDKYHTIHNSIYKWFQIDFDFFGRTTTPRQTEISQNIFWRLHERGFLIEDTVEQLRCESCQRFLADRFVEGVCPFCNYPEARGDQCDKCGRLINAVELKEPQCKVCKQTPVIRSSKHLFLDLPKLEANLEQWLDRSVSTGDWTTNARNITRSWLRDGLKPRCITRDLRWGTPVPHPDFSGKVFYVWFDAPIGYLSITANYTDQWEKWWKNPQQVELYNFMAKDNVPFHTVVFPCSLLGAQDNYTLVNHLIATEYLNYEDTKFSKSRGVGVFGDMAKDTGIPSDVWRFYLLYLRPEGQDAAFSWADMALKNNSELLNNLGNFINRAGMFVSKFFEGCVPQVVLQMEEKRLLAQVGWELKQYIQFLDKVRIRDALKCILNISRHGNQYIQVNEPWKKIKGNEADRQRAGTVTAVSVNMAVLLSVMLEPYMPTVSETIRTQLQAPPGSAHIMLQGEGNFVCSLPAGHHIGTVSPLFQKLETEQIETLKKRFGGQQPEEEDTSKKQTPTVAQTNAATTTSVPAPTAAPETPIMADPELARQLAAAVAEQGEKVRALKAQKAEKAVIGAEVAKLLELKKHMALAEGKNPEPSPQKGKKK from the exons ATGAAATTGTTTGTAAGCGAAGGTAATCCGCACTGTTTGAAAGTGTTGGCTGTATTGGAACTTACTGGAGTCAAATGCGATATTCAGCATGTGAACCACGAAG agaaaGTGGTGCCATTCCTCAGTCGTCCAACTCTGCCTGCTCTACATATTCGCGGTGGCCTTTACCTGTTCAGCACAAATGCCATCTGCCA ATACTTTTATGAAGTCAGTGGAACAGAGTCCAACAAACAGAATAACCAGTGGCTGGAATGGGAGGCTACAGAACTTCAG CCTGCACTGTACCGTGCCCTCCACTTGGCGGTGGTGCAAGGAAAAACTGATCCAGCCAAAGCCCTCGAAGCTTCGCTTAGTTTCCTGGAGCAAAACTTGAGCAAAAGGACAATGGCATTCTTGACAGCA gAGACTGTAGGAGTTGCAGACATTGTCCTCTGGGGAGCACTTTACCCTGCTTTCCTAGACAACGGTTTGAAGATGG GTGAGCTGCAGTCCACGAAAACCTGGTTTGAACAGGTTGGGGTCCTGCCAGCCTGTGAGGCCTCCGCTCGGATCGTGTTTAAGGGGAAGGGCGTGGAGGCCCTGAAGGGATACCTGCAGAAGCAGCCAGCCCCTCATGGTACTCAGGTGCACAGAGACTCTCACACAAGCAGCAGTGGCACAGAG acagaagaCTCTGACCGAGTCAtaacagaggaagagatggaggcagCAGCTCAGATCTGGAATCAGCAGATTGACTGCCAAATCAGGCCTGAGAGGAAACATCCCAT TCTGCCGGAGGAGGGAAAGCGTAATGTCCTGATCACCAGCGCTCTGCCTTACGTCAACAACGTTCCTCATCTGGGAAACATCATTGGCTGTGTGCTCAGCGCGGACGTCTTTGCAAG gtaTGGCCGCCAGCGGGGCTGGAATCTGCTCTACATCTGCGGGACGGATGAGTATGGGACAGCAACAGAGAACAAGGCACGGGAGGAAGGCCTGACACCTCAGGAGATCTGTGACAAGTACCACACCATCCACAACAGCATCTACAAGTGGTTCCAGATCGACTTTGACTTCTTTGGCCGCACTACCACCCCAAGACAGACCGA GATTTCCCAGAACATCTTCTGGCGTCTCCATGAGCGCGGTTTCCTCATCGAGGACACGGTGGAGCAGCTGCGGTGCGAGAGCTGCCAGCGTTTCCTTGCCGACCGCTTTGTGGAGGGCGTGTGTCCCTTCTGCAACTACCCAGAGGCCCGTGGCGACCAGTGTGACAAGTGTGGGCGTCTCATCAATGCTGTGGAGCTGAAG GAGCCCCAGTGCAAAGTCTGTAAACAAACACCCGTCATCCGCTCTTCCAAACATTTGTTCTTGGACCTACCAAAG TTGGAGGCGAATCTGGAGCAGTGGCTGGACCGGTCGGTGAGCACTGGGGACTGGACGACCAACGCTCGAAACATCACCCGCTCATGGCTGCGGGACGGCCTGAAGCCGCGCTGCATCACCAGGGACCTGCGATGGGGCACCCCTGTGCCACATCCGGACTTCTCAGGCAAG GTGTTCTATGTATGGTTTGATGCGCCTATTGGTTACCTGTCAATTACTGCAAACTACACAGACCAGTGGGAGAAATGGTGGAAGAATCCACAACAG GTGGAGCTGTACAACTTCATGGCAAAGGACAACGTGCCATTCCACACTGTGGTATTCCCGTGTTCTTTACTGGGTGCTCAAGACAACTATACACTAGTTAACCACCTCATTGCTACAG AGTATCTGAACTACGAGGACACTAAATTCTCCAAGAGTCGAGGCGTGGGGGTGTTTGGAGACATGGCCAAGGACACAGGCATCCCGTCGGACGTGTGGCGCTTCTACCTGCTCTACCTTAGACCCGAGGGTCAGGATGCTGCCTTCTCTTGGGCAGACATGGCCCTCAAGAACAACTCTGAGCTGCTCAACAACCTGGGGAACTTCATTAACAG AGCTGGCATGTTTGTCAGTAAGTTCTTTGAGGGCTGCGTGCCTCAGGTGGTTctgcagatggaggagaagaggctgCTGGCTCAGGTGGGCTGGGAACTCAAGCAGTACATCCAGTTCTTAGACAAAGTCAG GATCCGCGATGCCCTGAAGTGCATCCTGAACATCTCTCGCCATGGAAACCAGTATATCCAAGTGAATGAGCCCTGGAAGAAAATCAAAGGAAACGAAGCAGACAG GCAGCGCGCAGGCACCGTGACCGCCGTGTCCGTCAACATGGCCGTTCTCCTGTCCGTCATGCTGGAGCCCTACATGCCCACGGTCAGCGAGACCATCCGCACCCAGCTGCAGGCACCGCCAGGCTCTGCCCACATCATGCTGCAAGGGGAGGGCAACTTCGTCTGCTCGCTGCCCGCTGGACACCACATCGGCACG GTTAGCCCGTTGTTCCAGAAGCTTGAGACTGAGCAGATCGAGACTTTAAAGAAGAGATTCGGAGGCCAGCAG ccagaggaggaggacacatCTAAGAAGCAG ACTCCGACCGTCGCCCAGACAAACGCCGCCACCACAACCAGCGTCCCCGCTCCTACGGCTGCACCAGAGACGCCCATCATGGCCGACCCCGAGCTCGCCAGGCAACTGGCGGCCGCTGTCGCCGAGCAG GGTGAGAAAGTCCGAGCTCTAAAGGCCCAGAAGGCAGAGAAGGCTGTCATCGGAGCAGAGGTGGCCAAACTACTGGAGTTGAAGAAACACATGGCCTTGGCCGAAGGCAAAAACCCGGAACCTTCTCCTCAGAAAGGCAAGAAGAAGTGA
- the mars1 gene encoding methionine--tRNA ligase, cytoplasmic isoform X2 — protein MKLFVSEGNPHCLKVLAVLELTGVKCDIQHVNHEEKVVPFLSRPTLPALHIRGGLYLFSTNAICQYFYEVSGTESNKQNNQWLEWEATELQPALYRALHLAVVQGKTDPAKALEASLSFLEQNLSKRTMAFLTAETVGVADIVLWGALYPAFLDNGLKMGELQSTKTWFEQVGVLPACEASARIVFKGKGVEALKGYLQKQPAPHGTQVHRDSHTSSSGTETEDSDRVITEEEMEAAAQIWNQQIDCQIRPERKHPILPEEGKRNVLITSALPYVNNVPHLGNIIGCVLSADVFARYGRQRGWNLLYICGTDEYGTATENKAREEGLTPQEICDKYHTIHNSIYKWFQIDFDFFGRTTTPRQTEISQNIFWRLHERGFLIEDTVEQLRCESCQRFLADRFVEGVCPFCNYPEARGDQCDKCGRLINAVELKEPQCKVCKQTPVIRSSKHLFLDLPKLEANLEQWLDRSVSTGDWTTNARNITRSWLRDGLKPRCITRDLRWGTPVPHPDFSGKVFYVWFDAPIGYLSITANYTDQWEKWWKNPQQVELYNFMAKDNVPFHTVVFPCSLLGAQDNYTLVNHLIATEYLNYEDTKFSKSRGVGVFGDMAKDTGIPSDVWRFYLLYLRPEGQDAAFSWADMALKNNSELLNNLGNFINRAGMFVSKFFEGCVPQVVLQMEEKRLLAQVGWELKQYIQFLDKVRIRDALKCILNISRHGNQYIQVNEPWKKIKGNEADRQRAGTVTAVSVNMAVLLSVMLEPYMPTVSETIRTQLQAPPGSAHIMLQGEGNFVCSLPAGHHIGTVSPLFQKLETEQIETLKKRFGGQQTPTVAQTNAATTTSVPAPTAAPETPIMADPELARQLAAAVAEQGEKVRALKAQKAEKAVIGAEVAKLLELKKHMALAEGKNPEPSPQKGKKK, from the exons ATGAAATTGTTTGTAAGCGAAGGTAATCCGCACTGTTTGAAAGTGTTGGCTGTATTGGAACTTACTGGAGTCAAATGCGATATTCAGCATGTGAACCACGAAG agaaaGTGGTGCCATTCCTCAGTCGTCCAACTCTGCCTGCTCTACATATTCGCGGTGGCCTTTACCTGTTCAGCACAAATGCCATCTGCCA ATACTTTTATGAAGTCAGTGGAACAGAGTCCAACAAACAGAATAACCAGTGGCTGGAATGGGAGGCTACAGAACTTCAG CCTGCACTGTACCGTGCCCTCCACTTGGCGGTGGTGCAAGGAAAAACTGATCCAGCCAAAGCCCTCGAAGCTTCGCTTAGTTTCCTGGAGCAAAACTTGAGCAAAAGGACAATGGCATTCTTGACAGCA gAGACTGTAGGAGTTGCAGACATTGTCCTCTGGGGAGCACTTTACCCTGCTTTCCTAGACAACGGTTTGAAGATGG GTGAGCTGCAGTCCACGAAAACCTGGTTTGAACAGGTTGGGGTCCTGCCAGCCTGTGAGGCCTCCGCTCGGATCGTGTTTAAGGGGAAGGGCGTGGAGGCCCTGAAGGGATACCTGCAGAAGCAGCCAGCCCCTCATGGTACTCAGGTGCACAGAGACTCTCACACAAGCAGCAGTGGCACAGAG acagaagaCTCTGACCGAGTCAtaacagaggaagagatggaggcagCAGCTCAGATCTGGAATCAGCAGATTGACTGCCAAATCAGGCCTGAGAGGAAACATCCCAT TCTGCCGGAGGAGGGAAAGCGTAATGTCCTGATCACCAGCGCTCTGCCTTACGTCAACAACGTTCCTCATCTGGGAAACATCATTGGCTGTGTGCTCAGCGCGGACGTCTTTGCAAG gtaTGGCCGCCAGCGGGGCTGGAATCTGCTCTACATCTGCGGGACGGATGAGTATGGGACAGCAACAGAGAACAAGGCACGGGAGGAAGGCCTGACACCTCAGGAGATCTGTGACAAGTACCACACCATCCACAACAGCATCTACAAGTGGTTCCAGATCGACTTTGACTTCTTTGGCCGCACTACCACCCCAAGACAGACCGA GATTTCCCAGAACATCTTCTGGCGTCTCCATGAGCGCGGTTTCCTCATCGAGGACACGGTGGAGCAGCTGCGGTGCGAGAGCTGCCAGCGTTTCCTTGCCGACCGCTTTGTGGAGGGCGTGTGTCCCTTCTGCAACTACCCAGAGGCCCGTGGCGACCAGTGTGACAAGTGTGGGCGTCTCATCAATGCTGTGGAGCTGAAG GAGCCCCAGTGCAAAGTCTGTAAACAAACACCCGTCATCCGCTCTTCCAAACATTTGTTCTTGGACCTACCAAAG TTGGAGGCGAATCTGGAGCAGTGGCTGGACCGGTCGGTGAGCACTGGGGACTGGACGACCAACGCTCGAAACATCACCCGCTCATGGCTGCGGGACGGCCTGAAGCCGCGCTGCATCACCAGGGACCTGCGATGGGGCACCCCTGTGCCACATCCGGACTTCTCAGGCAAG GTGTTCTATGTATGGTTTGATGCGCCTATTGGTTACCTGTCAATTACTGCAAACTACACAGACCAGTGGGAGAAATGGTGGAAGAATCCACAACAG GTGGAGCTGTACAACTTCATGGCAAAGGACAACGTGCCATTCCACACTGTGGTATTCCCGTGTTCTTTACTGGGTGCTCAAGACAACTATACACTAGTTAACCACCTCATTGCTACAG AGTATCTGAACTACGAGGACACTAAATTCTCCAAGAGTCGAGGCGTGGGGGTGTTTGGAGACATGGCCAAGGACACAGGCATCCCGTCGGACGTGTGGCGCTTCTACCTGCTCTACCTTAGACCCGAGGGTCAGGATGCTGCCTTCTCTTGGGCAGACATGGCCCTCAAGAACAACTCTGAGCTGCTCAACAACCTGGGGAACTTCATTAACAG AGCTGGCATGTTTGTCAGTAAGTTCTTTGAGGGCTGCGTGCCTCAGGTGGTTctgcagatggaggagaagaggctgCTGGCTCAGGTGGGCTGGGAACTCAAGCAGTACATCCAGTTCTTAGACAAAGTCAG GATCCGCGATGCCCTGAAGTGCATCCTGAACATCTCTCGCCATGGAAACCAGTATATCCAAGTGAATGAGCCCTGGAAGAAAATCAAAGGAAACGAAGCAGACAG GCAGCGCGCAGGCACCGTGACCGCCGTGTCCGTCAACATGGCCGTTCTCCTGTCCGTCATGCTGGAGCCCTACATGCCCACGGTCAGCGAGACCATCCGCACCCAGCTGCAGGCACCGCCAGGCTCTGCCCACATCATGCTGCAAGGGGAGGGCAACTTCGTCTGCTCGCTGCCCGCTGGACACCACATCGGCACG GTTAGCCCGTTGTTCCAGAAGCTTGAGACTGAGCAGATCGAGACTTTAAAGAAGAGATTCGGAGGCCAGCAG ACTCCGACCGTCGCCCAGACAAACGCCGCCACCACAACCAGCGTCCCCGCTCCTACGGCTGCACCAGAGACGCCCATCATGGCCGACCCCGAGCTCGCCAGGCAACTGGCGGCCGCTGTCGCCGAGCAG GGTGAGAAAGTCCGAGCTCTAAAGGCCCAGAAGGCAGAGAAGGCTGTCATCGGAGCAGAGGTGGCCAAACTACTGGAGTTGAAGAAACACATGGCCTTGGCCGAAGGCAAAAACCCGGAACCTTCTCCTCAGAAAGGCAAGAAGAAGTGA